Part of the Nitrospirota bacterium genome is shown below.
TCGGAGTACTGATTATAGATTATCCATTACGAATTAATGATAGGGAATTCAAAATGACATGCGTATCTATGGGGAATCCCCATGCTGTAATCTTTGTTGATAAAGTGGATGAGTTTCCTGTGAGCATCTTCGGCCCTGACATCGAGAGGCACCATCTTTTTCCTAATAAAACGAATGTTGAATTCATAGAGGTCATCGGCAGAGATGAAATAAAGATACGGGCCTGGGAAAGGGGTGTAGGGGAGACGATGGCATGTGGCACAGGTGCATCGGCATCGGCAGTTGCATCGAATATAAAAGGACTCACGGATAGAAAGGTCACAGTCCACCTGCTCGGCGGTGACCTATTTATAGAATGGTCCGAAACAGACAATCATGTCTATATGACAGGACCAGCGGTAGAGGTGTTTGAGGGGATGGTGGAGGTTTAGGTTACCTTTTTGTCATTGCGAGGGACGAGCTTCCTCGTCTGTCATTGCGAGGAGCGGAGCGACGAAGCAATCTCTCACTTTGTTCGGGACAGGTTCTCAAGGCAGACTCGGAACAGGCTCCACAATCTCGTCCGTTCGGGGCAGGCTCCGATTCGGGACTGTCCCCATGTCTGGTTAAATGATAATAACAGAGAAAATGTTAACTCAGGGAAAGAAACACGGTGAGAAGATATTAAAATATTTTAATTCTCTCGATTATGACCATTCATGGAGCTTTGAGGAGTATACGACTAAGGACACCAATTATATAACTCATGGTTATCACCGCTACCCAGCTAAGTTTATTCCCCAGTTAGCTAACAGATTAATCCGTGAACTCTCCAATCAAGGAGACCTTGTCTGTGACCCATTCATGGGATCAGGAACAGCATTGGTTGAAGCGAAAGTCTTGGGCAGAAGGTCGATTGGGGTAGATATAAACCCAGTAGCTGTGCTTATCGCAGAGGCAAAAGTAACAGCAATAGAGCCTGCTAAGTTGCAAGGATATTTTGATCTTATTTCATCGAAAATCAAAAATGCTCACCCACTGTTTTTTGTAAAAGAGGCAGTTGAGCCTTATATTCCACAGAATGAAAGAATAGATTACTGGTTTAAACCTGATACAAAGATTGCATTAGGCAGAATTTTATCTGAAATAAACTTAATCTCTGATAAGAAAGTCAGAACATTTTTTCTGTGTAGTTTTTCCCATATACTTAAATCATGTTCTATTTGGCTTCAAAGGAGCACAAAACCAACAAGAGACTTTAAAAAGGTAATACCAGATCCATACGAAGCTTTTCTAAAACATTGCAGAATGATACTCAAAAAGAATAACGAATATTATACTATTTTAGAGAAAGATGGTTTTTTAGCTGTTGAGTGTAACCCATCAAAAGGTGATGCGAGAAAGATTCCAGTTGATGATGGAACTGTTGCCCTTGTAGTGACATCACCGCCTTATGTAACATCATACGAATATGCAGACTTACATCAACTTACTGCCTTATGGCTCAATTATGCGACCAATATCAGAGGTTTCAGGAAAGATTTTATTGGCAGTTCACGAAATGGAAGGGATAATATAATTCTTGAGAGCAAAATAGCAGAAGATGTAGTGAAACAGCTTGAGATA
Proteins encoded:
- the dapF gene encoding diaminopimelate epimerase — encoded protein: MRLSFVKMHGLGNDFVIIDCREDEFGVRSLELEDLSRKLCHRRFGIGADQLLLLYPSSIADFKMRIFNADGGEVEMCGNGIRCIAKYIWDRGLSVRDVLEIETIAGIIKPERAGDMVRVDMGEPILEPEKIPVKISSEFGVLIIDYPLRINDREFKMTCVSMGNPHAVIFVDKVDEFPVSIFGPDIERHHLFPNKTNVEFIEVIGRDEIKIRAWERGVGETMACGTGASASAVASNIKGLTDRKVTVHLLGGDLFIEWSETDNHVYMTGPAVEVFEGMVEV
- a CDS encoding DNA methyltransferase, with the translated sequence MIITEKMLTQGKKHGEKILKYFNSLDYDHSWSFEEYTTKDTNYITHGYHRYPAKFIPQLANRLIRELSNQGDLVCDPFMGSGTALVEAKVLGRRSIGVDINPVAVLIAEAKVTAIEPAKLQGYFDLISSKIKNAHPLFFVKEAVEPYIPQNERIDYWFKPDTKIALGRILSEINLISDKKVRTFFLCSFSHILKSCSIWLQRSTKPTRDFKKVIPDPYEAFLKHCRMILKKNNEYYTILEKDGFLAVECNPSKGDARKIPVDDGTVALVVTSPPYVTSYEYADLHQLTALWLNYATNIRGFRKDFIGSSRNGRDNIILESKIAEDVVKQLEINKTGKASEVATYFHEMRESFVEIHRYLKKSGKACIVIGDTTFKKVSVPNAEVFVEQMENIGFKIYKVIKRRIPSKILPQTRDPLTGKFTSSNNNTKTLAYPYEYIMIMEKV